GTCCTTTCCTGCGCGCCCCCCGGCCAGTCCGTTTCGGCGCATTTCAATGGCAGTCAGCAAACTGTCGGCGATCATTCTCGCGCGCGCGCCGACGAGATCGGTCGCGGCGGGGTACCCCTCGGCTTCCCGTAGCGTTTCGTAGAAGAGGTCGAGCCAGCGCGAGAAATGCCTGAGCTCGAGGCCGGGAATGGCGAGATGTTTGAGCATCGGATTGCCCGAAAACTCGCCGCTGTTGTGGAGCACCGAACGCCAGAACGTCTTCATTCTGGCAAGATGCGGCGGCCAGTCGGCGATGCGTTCGGCAAAGATCGGGCCGAGAAGGTCATCCTCGCGTATCTTGGCGTAGAATGCTTCGACCAGGTGGTCGATGAACGCCGCGTCGATCCCGATTTCCTCTGCCGCTGCGCGCTTCTCAGCTCGCTTTTGCTGCGCGAAGGAGCGGGTGTCGGGATCGGCCGCATGCGAACGGATAGGGGCGCTGGTCATGAGCCACTCCCATCGGGTGTGGAAGCCGGAGGCTTTGCGCTTGCGAAGCGCAGAAACTGGACGTGAAACCGCACCGTTCCGACCGACTCAACACGGTGAAGGATTGTCGGTTCGATTATGCCGAATTCATCTTCGGGCGTGAGCAGCGATTCGGCCGGCGCGCGGCGTGGATCGGTCACGACAAAACGTAAGGCGCCTTCCTCCACCCGGATGAGACCCCAGACGCCGTCCTTGGTGGAATGCTCGGCCAGCAGACCTGCCGGCAAGGTGTCTTCGGTGAACGTTGCGGTGCGCTTGTATGGCTCGAGGCCGTCGGGAAGGTTGGTGGTCACCTCAGGCTGCCTTTCGCGTTTTTAGGATGGCGCGGATCGCACTGCTCAGCTCGTCGCCCAGAAGCGGCTTCTCGATCAGCTCGGCATTTGCGGCGGCGACACGGGCTCGTAGTTGGGCAGTAGGATTGGTCGCGAGGACTATCGCCGGCGCGCAGCAGCCCTTTCTTTTCAACCCGGCGAGCGCGGCAAGAGCGTCGCCACCGTAGCGTTCGTCGATGACCAGAGCGGCCGCCACGGAGGGACTGTCGCCCATTCCAATCCACTCGGCGATCTCGAACCCTTCGATTGATAGGGAGAAACGGAGCGCGGAAAGAACGGAGACATCTTCGACCAGCAACAGGATCTTGGCTTGATCGATCATGTTCCGTCCTCCTCGCCGGGCAGCCTGGATCAGGCGACCTTCTTCCAGTTGGGTTCAAGAGCCACGTGCGGAGGGCACTCGGCAACCTCGCCTACCGGCAGACCCGCAAGCTCATTGGCGAAGCCGTGGTTGACGTCGCGGTGGTGTGCCTCGTCGGCGCGCACCACCAACACCACGTCGCGCAGCTTGGCATCCTCGGGAAGCCCCCAGTAGCGTTTGGCGATCTCCGGTGCGGGCACGTTCGGGCTGCGACCTTCGTCGATCTCGGCGAGGTAATGCGTGTAGCTGAGGACGGCCTCTTCCTCGAAGTAGCCCACGACACGGTGTGCGGTCTTCGAGCTCACCAGGTAGAGCGCGAAGAAGAAGAGGTAGAAAACCCATTGCACCCCGATGATCACCGCTCGCTCGAACCATGTGGGCTGCGAGACCTCGATGAACGTCATGAGGTGCATGCGCTCGTTTTCGGCTTCGTCCATGAGCGTCTTGATCCAGCCCCTGTCGTCGCACATGCGGCGCAGGCAAGCGAGATGGTTGATCGTTGCCCCGACCATGCCCGGCACGGCGGCAACCGTTTCCAACACGACGGCGCGGTGGCCGTAACGCTCGGCGAAGAAAGTGTCAGCACACCAACGCAGCGCCTTGGTGAAGGCGAACGCGATCCGGTCCGACATTCCGCGGGGGTTGTGGTGAACACCGAGATCGATGAAGGGTGAAGTCATTGAAGTTTCTCCGCTTGCGGCAGATGTTGTTGGGGCGCCGCTGATGACCTCCTCCTATCCCGATGCACGGAACCACGAAATTTGGATGATCACCCTAAGCCAAGAACCCTAAGGGC
The nucleotide sequence above comes from Sphingomicrobium arenosum. Encoded proteins:
- a CDS encoding group III truncated hemoglobin, with amino-acid sequence MTSAPIRSHAADPDTRSFAQQKRAEKRAAAEEIGIDAAFIDHLVEAFYAKIREDDLLGPIFAERIADWPPHLARMKTFWRSVLHNSGEFSGNPMLKHLAIPGLELRHFSRWLDLFYETLREAEGYPAATDLVGARARMIADSLLTAIEMRRNGLAGGRAGKDLPCV
- a CDS encoding DUF1971 domain-containing protein — translated: MTTNLPDGLEPYKRTATFTEDTLPAGLLAEHSTKDGVWGLIRVEEGALRFVVTDPRRAPAESLLTPEDEFGIIEPTILHRVESVGTVRFHVQFLRFASAKPPASTPDGSGS
- a CDS encoding DNA-binding transcriptional response regulator translates to MIDQAKILLLVEDVSVLSALRFSLSIEGFEIAEWIGMGDSPSVAAALVIDERYGGDALAALAGLKRKGCCAPAIVLATNPTAQLRARVAAANAELIEKPLLGDELSSAIRAILKTRKAA
- a CDS encoding alternative oxidase codes for the protein MTSPFIDLGVHHNPRGMSDRIAFAFTKALRWCADTFFAERYGHRAVVLETVAAVPGMVGATINHLACLRRMCDDRGWIKTLMDEAENERMHLMTFIEVSQPTWFERAVIIGVQWVFYLFFFALYLVSSKTAHRVVGYFEEEAVLSYTHYLAEIDEGRSPNVPAPEIAKRYWGLPEDAKLRDVVLVVRADEAHHRDVNHGFANELAGLPVGEVAECPPHVALEPNWKKVA